AGCTGAAAAGACTGAAGTGTAGGAAGACAGGGAAGAAACACCTTTCTTACAACAGCCCTCACCATCTGCAGGGATAGAAGCTACACCGTATCTCCTCTACGTGTGGCAGAAACAGATTAAGTTGCTAGTAGCCATAGCAAGTAAAAAGACGTAACAGCAGCCACAAAACGTTATGAGTGCCCGGACATCTGCAAACTTCACAGGCAATATGTTTCAACAGAACAGCATGTATGATTACAAATGTATGATATTGTGGGGTAAAAGTACGTCGGTTACCGTTCGTCTGCACTTGGGGCACTTCCGTTTAATTTTCTTCATCGCCAATTTTCCAATGTCCACGACACCCTTGGGCTCACCCGCAACGCGCTCTTTAGAGTTCTTCCCAAACGGGCACAGCAGGCACCCACAACAACTGGACTCTTGTGCCTCCGCTGCCCCTGCCTCCCTGTTGTCAGCATCCACATGTGCGCCGCTAGGATTTCCTGCATGCTCACCATCAGCGGAGGAGACACTTTGCAGAGCCTCCTCGGCACGAACCTGAGAATCGGATGCGGCCGCAGAGCAAGTTTGTTTAGGCAGACGTCTGGGGCTTAttgttcgtttctttttaatatttAGGCACGCGTAACAGTAAAAGTGACCACATGGCAGAAGAACAATAATCCCCTCGTCCTCCGCATGGTAATCAGAATCATCGCATATACCTCTCTCACCGGGTGGCCTGGAACCCTGAACCGCGTCAACAAGTGAGAGAAGTGACCGCGGGCGTAATGCCAGCTCACACCCTGCGCAATAAAACTCACCGCTCAGACAGGGGCCATCTCCACCCTCCTCTTGTATTTGCTTGCTTGGATCGGATCTGCGAGTcgtgcaaaaacaacaaatacaTCGAAGCAAGGGGCAACATCCTGAAGAGCCACCCTCTGCAGAAAGACCATCGGCAATGAACCCATGGCGTCGCACCGCGTAATGCGCAGCCACCTCTACCTGTCGCATTCCGTTCGCTACAATCGTGTTGTCACGATAAGTTGCACAAGCACGGGAAACCCAAACGCAAGAAATGATCCCTAtcataaaaacaaacgacgAAAATAGGGCAAGCATCTGCTGAAGTGATCCAACAAATGTCGGACCCACGCCCTCTCCGTTGCTCAGACAGGCCGAACAAAATCCTGGAGATACAATACCTTGAAGATTTTGGCAGCTATCTCCCTCACTGGAAGGTATGCAAGACTGTGAGCCACAACACCACATACAATCCTCCAGGCCGCTCGCCGCGTCACCAGAAGCCAAACACAAACCGCACGTATCTGCATAGTGGCACCGCGAGGGGCACGTCTCTCCTACAGCGATAGGACGACCGCCTTTAGAGCACCCGCTCGTATTTCTCACGCACCGGTGCTCTTCACAGCACCATCCACAGCCATCATTTTGGCTGAGGCATTCATCAACTGTCAGACGATGCGAACAGGTGTCAGAGGCACAGGCAAGATCACTGCCGTCGACTTTACAGTACGAGCCCGCCTCACAGCATGTAACATTTCGTTCATCAGCACAGCACTCCTCACTTTGACCACAAGACCCCACAACCCTCCCAGGGAAACCGCAGCACTTACTTCCCCCAGATACACAATAGTAGTAAGCTGGGCCTCCGCAGCATATGGGCGCAAACGAAGGGCAATACCCGTCCCCACATCCAACGAGCCCACCCACTGAGAGGCTCTCGTTGCTGCTTAGTCTATTCACCACCTGACCAACACCAGCTGAACCGTTCAACGCCACGAGCCCCCTTACGACAGGCCAAACAACATTACTCCCCTCCGTCCTAGATGGTGTCGGCATCTCAAGCCACACATCATCCTTCAAAATACTCCGCTTGTGATCCGCTGAAGCTACCCGCACCAGCAGAAACGGTACCGAAAACAATGTTAGCCACAAGGACATGCCTGGCTATGGAAATGCAACAACTATGTCATGTTCAAAGAAACATTATAGAATGGAAAAAGTATCGAAAATATCACAAAACGAGGCAACTAGCCCGTGGCACACAACAGCGAATACGTAACACACCCCACAAATGGCAAACAATATACCTtacacataaaaaaacagaaactctAAATTAGCAACGCATCAATCagcggaaaaacaaacaaatcatgATGGATGCATAGCTTC
The genomic region above belongs to Trypanosoma brucei brucei TREU927 chromosome 10, whole genome shotgun sequence and contains:
- a CDS encoding hypothetical protein, conserved (no PFAM matches) — its product is MSLWLTLFSVPFLLVRVASADHKRSILKDDVWLEMPTPSRTEGSNVVWPVVRGLVALNGSAGVGQVVNRLSSNESLSVGGLVGCGDGYCPSFAPICCGGPAYYYCVSGGSKCCGFPGRVVGSCGQSEECCADERNVTCCEAGSYCKVDGSDLACASDTCSHRLTVDECLSQNDGCGWCCEEHRCVRNTSGCSKGGRPIAVGETCPSRCHYADTCGLCLASGDAASGLEDCMWCCGSQSCIPSSEGDSCQNLQGIVSPGFCSACLSNGEGVGPTFVGSLQQMLALFSSFVFMIGIISCVWVSRACATYRDNTIVANGMRQVEVAAHYAVRRHGFIADGLSAEGGSSGCCPLLRCICCFCTTRRSDPSKQIQEEGGDGPCLSGEFYCAGCELALRPRSLLSLVDAVQGSRPPGERGICDDSDYHAEDEGIIVLLPCGHFYCYACLNIKKKRTISPRRLPKQTCSAAASDSQVRAEEALQSVSSADGEHAGNPSGAHVDADNREAGAAEAQESSCCGCLLCPFGKNSKERVAGEPKGVVDIGKLAMKKIKRKCPKCRRTVTDVLLPHNIIHL